DNA sequence from the Nocardia sp. BMG111209 genome:
AACGCATCGTGATCGTGGAACAGGTCGTGGCCAAGCGGGTCGGTGCCGCGATCGCCGCGCAGTGCCTGATCGATAAGACCCCCGCGCCCCCGCCCCCCGAAATCATCGCGTCGATGCCGCGCCGCGATCGGGGGGCCGGTCGTCCGACGAAACGTGAACGCCGCGAAACGGATCGGCTGCAGGGCAGAGCGCCCGATTGATCCGATACCCGTGCGGCCGCCTCCGCGCCGTGCGGCTCACCCCCGGAATGTGTTGCGGGCCGGGCCGTTTCCGCGCCCTACCGAGAAACGGCCCGGACCTTCGATCAACCCGGGAAGACCCCGTCGCGGATGCCGTCGACGAACGCACTCCACTCGCCGGGCCCGAAGCGCAGGGCCGGGCCGTCCGGATTCTTGCTGTCGCGCACGCCGATTCGGCCGCTGTCGAGGAAGGCCACCTCGACGCACTCCTTGGCACCGCTGCGGGTGCTCTTGAACCAGCGAGCGCCGACCAGCTCGTTTTCCATTACCGTTCTGTCCTTTCCGGCGGGAGCCGACGGGCCTTGCGCCGAGGGGACTCGCTGCCGACGCCGCAATCCCGTGTGCTTCACACCATGAATTCCTTGGCAACCTGCCGCAGCAGGTGTCTACTGGCGGAGATGTCCAATGCGCTGCGCAGCAGTTGCTCGTGCGCCCGCCGATACCGCCGCACATCGGTTTCTCTCTCGAGATAGAGATCTCCGGTGAAGCCCTCGACATAGACCACCGGCGGCTCCACCGGCTGCCCCTTCGGATCCGCACCGAACTCGAGGAGAATGTACGGTCCGGACGAAAGCCCCAGCGGGACACCGGAACTGAAGGGCAGAACGCGCAACTCGACATTGTCCCGAGTGCTGAGATCGGCCAGATGCCTCAGCTGCGCAGCCATCACCTTTGCACTTCCGACGACGCGACGCAAGACCGATTCACACAACACCACCTCGAGGTTTGCAGGCTGATGTCTACGGGTGATCAGCACCTGTCGCTGCAGCCGCAGTTGCACCCGCCGCTCCAGCTCGGCGGCCGAATTCGCCGGATATCCCAGGGTATTGAGCGCTCGCGCGTAGTCGACCGTCTGAACCAGGCCCGGGACCAGTTCGCACTGATAGGCGGTGAGCCGGCGCGCGGATGCCTCCAGTCCGACGAATACGTCGAAGTCCTCCGGGATCAGATCGCCGTAGGCGTGCCACCAGCTCTTCACCGCCGCCTGCTGGGCCAATCCCTTGAGCCCCTCGCCGATTTCGTCCGGGATCCCGTAGATCCGGCACAGCGCCTCGATATCGATGGTGCGGATGCGATCGGCCTGGCCCTTCTCCAGCCGCTGCAAGGTGGTGGCGCCCCACTCCATCAACTTGGCCGCCTCGGCGATGGTCAGCCCGGCGCGGGCCCGCCAGTCTCGCAGGTACCTTCCCAGCTGCCGGCGCGGCAGCGTCGACGAGGTGTGGGTGGAGGTTTCAGACACAGCACAAACTCCGTTCGGTCCGGATGTCCGGGGCGGATATAGTCGTCCGCTCCCGCCCGCCCCCGGCGCATCACATCGGCAGAGCCTTCGTCCACTATGGAGAATCTTGCGCTCCCAGGCGGATTCGGTGCTGGGAATTCGCGCGAAAAATTTACCGGATATCCACTTCGGGGGTAGCGAACCGTCGGCTGGTGGATGCTGGATGTGTGCCCGGAGCGCCCTGGGCCCCTTTCCGCTCCTGAAGCTCCGGGCACCCTTACGGATCGCAAGGCACGAAAATCGCACGCAGGAACGAGGAGTCATGGCTGCACATGTCGTCGGGAGGGCGTTGGTCGTCGATGTCCGGGGGGTGGGGGAGTGCAAGTGACGGGCCTGCACCTGCCCGGCGCCGGACTGCTCCGCTGCGGGGCCGACCCCGGTGTCATGAGCGTCGGCCAGGCACATGCCGCGATGCAACTGCACCTCGACTGCACGGTCGACACGTGCCGGGTACGCCGACGTGCCCGTGCGGTACTCGTGGAAGCCGGTCGCTGTGTGCTCGACGAACG
Encoded proteins:
- a CDS encoding DUF397 domain-containing protein encodes the protein MENELVGARWFKSTRSGAKECVEVAFLDSGRIGVRDSKNPDGPALRFGPGEWSAFVDGIRDGVFPG
- a CDS encoding helix-turn-helix transcriptional regulator gives rise to the protein MSETSTHTSSTLPRRQLGRYLRDWRARAGLTIAEAAKLMEWGATTLQRLEKGQADRIRTIDIEALCRIYGIPDEIGEGLKGLAQQAAVKSWWHAYGDLIPEDFDVFVGLEASARRLTAYQCELVPGLVQTVDYARALNTLGYPANSAAELERRVQLRLQRQVLITRRHQPANLEVVLCESVLRRVVGSAKVMAAQLRHLADLSTRDNVELRVLPFSSGVPLGLSSGPYILLEFGADPKGQPVEPPVVYVEGFTGDLYLERETDVRRYRRAHEQLLRSALDISASRHLLRQVAKEFMV
- a CDS encoding RNA-binding S4 domain-containing protein, producing MEQHPGSARVDSWTWAVRLFKTRSAAAEACRGGHVRVNGTPVKPAHQVKPGDEVRIRVAGHERIVIVEQVVAKRVGAAIAAQCLIDKTPAPPPPEIIASMPRRDRGAGRPTKRERRETDRLQGRAPD